A section of the Eublepharis macularius isolate TG4126 chromosome 1, MPM_Emac_v1.0, whole genome shotgun sequence genome encodes:
- the RCOR2 gene encoding REST corepressor 2, with protein sequence MPSVMEKSGILSRSRSKSATNGNHQNSEDDSSEEEHSHDSMIRVGADYQAVIPECKPESPARYSNKELKGMLVWSPNHCVSDAKLDKYIAMAKEKHGYNIEQALGMLLWHKHDVEKSLADLANFTPFPDEWTVEDKVLFEQAFSFHGKSFARIQQMLPDKLIPSLVKYYYSWKKTRSRTSVMDRQARKLLSKKEKDDSNDELEEGRQASEGEFDAMDPKKEPSYQKPPSSKPGPVKKEVQLSQYRHHPLRARRRPPKGMYLSQEDITGLSTSPDMASLTLRHLDSQLVSLKRQVQSIKQINSSMKQVLEGGIDKLRPPETNVKFNSRWTTDEQLLAVQAIRKYGKDFQAIAEVISNKTVAQVKTFFVSYRRRFNLEEVLQEWEAEQEGGGPTAPQGSSPAQDPKSSSASLASSEEEDEVQITAVSRSSSSSSSQQPQQPLPPPPPPPLPASSPRPPPPAALSQPPPLLRPTLPTAPTLHRQPPPLQQGRFLQPRLSLNQPPPPLIRPATSRQPARGGQHPPSLLGGGTGEPPTPSSASL encoded by the exons ATGCCTTCCGTAatggaaaaatcggggatactgTCCAGGAGCCGGTCCAAGTCAGCCACCAACGGCAACCATCAGAACTCAGAGGATGACAGCAGTGAAGAGGAACACTCCCACG ACAGCATGATCCGCGTGGGAGCAGATTATCAAGCTGTGATCCCAGAGTGCAAACCAG AGAGCCCAGCTCGTTACAGCAACAAGGAATTGAAAGGGATGCTGGTTTGGTCTCCTAATCACTGTGTATCAGATGCCAAAT tggacaaatACATTGCCATGGCCAAGGAGAAGCATGGGTACAACATAGAGCAG GCTCTGGGGATGCTGCTGTGGCACAAACACGATGTGGAGAAGTCCCTTGCAGACCTGGCTAATTTCACCCCTTTCCCTGATGAGTGGACAGTGGAGGACAAAGTCCTGTTTGAACAAGCCTTCAGCTTCCACGGCAAGAGCTTTGCTCGCATCCAGCAGATG CTTCCTGATAAATTGATTCCCAGCCTGGTGAAGTACTACTACTCCTGGAAGAAAACCCGGAGCAGGACCAGTGTGATGGACCGGCAGGCCCGCAAACTGCTTAGCAAGAAGGAGAAGGATGACAG CAATGATGAGCTGGAGGAAGGGCGGCAGGCCAGCGAGGGTGAATTTGATGCCATGGATCCCAAGAAGGAG CCGAGTTACCAGAAGCCGCCAAGCAGCAAACCAGGTCCCGTGAAGAAGGAGGTCCAATTGTCGCAGTACCGGCACCACCCACTCCGCGCCCGCCGGCGACCCCCCAAGGGCATGTACCTGAGCCAGGAGGACATCACGGGCCTGTCCACCAGCCCCGACATGGCTTCTCTCACACTACGCCACTTGGACTCCCAGCTGGTGTCCCTCAAACGGCAG GTACAGAGCATCAAACAGATCAACAGCAGCATGAAGCAGGTATTAGAAGGAGGAATAGACAAGTTGCGGCCCCCTGAG acaAACGTTAAGTTCAATTCACGTTGGACGACAGACGAGCAGCTCCTCGCCGTGCAGG CCATCCGAAAATATGGGAAGGACTTCCAGGCTATCGCAGAGGTGATCAGTAACAAGACTGTAGCTCAGGTGAAGACTTTCTTCGTCAGCTACCGGCGGCGGTTCAACCTGGAGGAGGTGCTGCAGGAAtgggaagcagagcaggagggagggggtccCACTGCTCCACAGGGCAGCTCCCCTGCCCAGGACCCCAAGAGCTCCAGTGCTTCACTAGCGAGCAGTGAGGAAGAGGATGAG GTCCAGATCACGGCTGTCTCccgttcctcctcctcctcctcctcgcagcagccgcagcagccactgccgccacccccacccccacccctcccagctTCTTCTCCCCGACCACCCCCGCCAGCGGCCCTCTCCCAGCCACCCCCTTTGCTGAGGCCCACGCTTCCAACAGCACCCACGCTGCACCGCCAGCCGCCACCCCTGCAACAAGGTCGCTTCCTGCAGCCCAGACTCTCGCTCAACCAGCCACCACCCCCGCTCATCCGACCGGCGACATCACGACAGCCAGCCCGGGGAGGCCAGCACCCCCCCTCTCTCCTTGGCGGTGGGACAGGGGAGCCCCCTACGCCCTCCTCCGCCTCCCTCTGA